One part of the Streptomyces lienomycini genome encodes these proteins:
- a CDS encoding LacI family DNA-binding transcriptional regulator, producing MAGSTLRDVARRAGVSIRTVSNVVNGSVPVSDELRVRVQAALDELDYRPNLVARNLRRGRSGMIALVVPELDVPYFAELAREVITAARTHGYVVMLDQTDGDGERERELLGRESRATMFDGLLLSPLSISADELRRRTNRVPVVLLGEHIFNGSLHHVAIDNVVAAREATEHLLGLGRRRIAAIGDQPYSTGETAQLRTTGYRQALERAGLTVDEGLIVPTPRFHRHLGARAMEHLLALPEPPDAVFCYNDLLAIGAMHTLTRAGVRVPDDIAVVGVDGIQEGRYSSPSLTTVAPDKAAIARTAVSTLLGVIDGSAPAPRETKAPHRLLVRESTGGAPAG from the coding sequence ATGGCCGGCTCCACGCTCCGCGACGTCGCCCGACGTGCCGGAGTCTCGATCCGCACCGTGTCCAACGTGGTCAACGGTTCGGTGCCCGTCTCCGACGAGTTGCGGGTCCGGGTGCAGGCCGCGCTCGACGAACTCGACTACCGGCCCAACCTGGTGGCCCGCAATCTCCGCCGGGGCCGCAGCGGCATGATCGCGCTGGTCGTCCCCGAACTGGACGTGCCGTACTTCGCCGAACTGGCCCGCGAGGTGATCACCGCCGCCCGCACCCACGGGTACGTGGTGATGCTCGACCAGACCGACGGCGACGGTGAGCGGGAGCGGGAGCTGCTGGGGCGCGAGTCCCGTGCCACCATGTTCGACGGCCTGCTGCTGAGCCCCCTGTCCATCTCCGCGGACGAGTTGCGCAGGCGCACCAACCGGGTGCCGGTCGTCCTGCTCGGCGAGCACATCTTCAACGGCAGCCTCCACCACGTGGCGATCGACAACGTCGTCGCGGCCCGGGAGGCGACGGAGCACCTGCTCGGCCTCGGCCGTCGGCGCATCGCCGCCATCGGCGACCAGCCCTACAGCACCGGCGAGACCGCCCAGCTGCGCACGACCGGGTACCGCCAGGCGCTGGAGCGGGCCGGGCTCACCGTCGATGAAGGGCTGATCGTCCCCACCCCGCGTTTCCACCGCCACCTGGGCGCCCGGGCCATGGAGCACCTGCTCGCGCTGCCGGAGCCGCCCGACGCCGTCTTCTGCTACAACGACCTGCTGGCCATCGGCGCCATGCACACCCTGACCCGGGCCGGCGTGCGGGTGCCCGACGACATCGCCGTCGTCGGGGTCGACGGCATCCAGGAGGGGCGGTACAGCTCGCCGTCGCTGACCACCGTCGCCCCGGACAAGGCCGCGATCGCGCGCACCGCGGTCAGCACCCTGCTCGGTGTGATCGACGGTTCGGCGCCCGCACCGAGGGAGACCAAGGCGCCGCACCGGCTGCTCGTGCGGGAGAGCACAGGAGGGGCACCGGCCGGCTGA
- a CDS encoding MFS transporter, producing MPGTRDDLTRLRAALTAFFALDGFVFAGWVVRIPAIKEQTGASASTLGLALLGVSAGAVVTMTLTGRLVRRYGSHPVTVACAVLLCLSIALPPLTHSAFALGAVLLVFGSAYGGINVAFNSAAVDLVAVLGRPIMPSFHAAFSLGGMVGAGLGGLVAGSLSPTRHLLALTVIGLLVTLVAGRALLRCEPAAPPDRVPEDDGAPRRTDRRTRRLVLTFGLIALCTAYGEGAMADWGALHLEQDLDASPGTAAAGYSCFALAMTVGRLTGTTLLERLGRTATVVAGGTTAVAGMLLGSLTPSVWAALFGFAITGLGLANIFPVAIERAGALGGPSGVATASTLGYGGMLLGPPAIGFMADWFSLPAALTSVAALAAVAVLVAVATRRAAAPA from the coding sequence GTGCCGGGCACCCGCGACGATCTCACCCGTCTCCGTGCCGCCCTGACCGCCTTCTTCGCCCTCGACGGCTTCGTCTTCGCCGGCTGGGTGGTCCGGATCCCCGCCATCAAGGAACAGACCGGCGCCTCCGCCAGCACCCTGGGCCTGGCCCTGCTCGGTGTCTCGGCCGGTGCCGTCGTCACCATGACGCTCACCGGGCGGCTGGTCCGCCGCTACGGCAGCCACCCCGTCACCGTCGCCTGCGCGGTCCTGCTCTGCCTCAGCATCGCCCTGCCCCCACTCACCCACTCGGCGTTCGCCCTCGGCGCCGTACTGCTCGTGTTCGGCAGCGCGTACGGCGGGATCAACGTCGCCTTCAACAGCGCCGCCGTCGACCTGGTGGCCGTGCTGGGGCGCCCGATCATGCCCAGCTTCCACGCGGCGTTCAGCCTCGGGGGCATGGTCGGCGCGGGGCTCGGCGGGCTGGTCGCCGGGTCGCTGTCGCCGACGCGGCACCTGCTCGCGCTCACCGTGATCGGCCTGCTGGTGACCCTGGTCGCGGGCCGCGCCCTGCTGCGCTGCGAGCCGGCCGCGCCGCCGGACCGCGTCCCCGAGGACGACGGCGCCCCGCGCCGCACGGACCGCCGGACCCGTCGCCTCGTCCTCACCTTCGGGCTGATCGCCCTGTGCACGGCCTACGGCGAGGGGGCCATGGCCGACTGGGGCGCCCTGCACCTGGAGCAGGACCTCGACGCGTCGCCGGGGACGGCGGCGGCGGGCTACTCCTGCTTCGCGCTCGCCATGACCGTCGGCCGACTGACCGGGACGACGCTGCTGGAGCGCCTGGGCCGGACGGCCACGGTGGTGGCGGGCGGCACCACCGCCGTGGCCGGCATGCTGCTCGGCTCGCTCACCCCGTCGGTGTGGGCGGCGTTGTTCGGCTTCGCGATCACCGGGCTCGGGCTCGCCAACATCTTCCCCGTCGCGATCGAGCGGGCCGGTGCGCTGGGCGGCCCGAGCGGTGTCGCCACCGCGTCCACCCTGGGCTACGGGGGCATGCTGCTCGGGCCGCCCGCGATCGGCTTCATGGCCGACTGGTTCTCCCTGCCGGCCGCCCTCACCAGTGTGGCGGCGCTCGCGGCGGTGGCGGTACTGGTCGCCGTCGCGACGCGTCGCGCGGCCGCACCCGCCTGA
- a CDS encoding maleylpyruvate isomerase family mycothiol-dependent enzyme produces the protein MKTAAYVEVLDHEGVLLASAAESAGCDAEVPTCPGWRVRDLLRHTGTVHRWATGYVAEGHTGPRPADGPPDLDGAPLLTWFREGHGRLVDTLAGAAPDVRCWHFLPAPSPLAFWARRQAHETTVHRLDAEAAAAGGEPGRIGADFAVDGIDELLGGFHARPTSAVRTEGPRTLRIRATDAPDAVWTVQLSAEPLAVRRDEVGEADCELTGPAAQLYSALWNRRPFPQVTGDGSLAALWRERSGVTSK, from the coding sequence ATGAAGACTGCCGCGTACGTCGAAGTACTGGACCACGAAGGTGTGTTGCTGGCCTCGGCCGCCGAGTCGGCGGGCTGTGACGCCGAGGTGCCGACCTGCCCCGGCTGGCGGGTGCGGGACCTGCTGCGGCACACGGGGACGGTGCATCGCTGGGCGACGGGGTACGTCGCCGAGGGGCACACCGGTCCCCGTCCCGCCGACGGCCCGCCCGACCTCGACGGCGCCCCGCTCCTGACCTGGTTCAGGGAGGGCCACGGACGGCTCGTCGACACCCTCGCGGGTGCCGCGCCCGACGTGCGGTGCTGGCACTTCCTGCCCGCGCCGTCGCCGCTGGCCTTCTGGGCGCGTCGGCAGGCGCACGAGACGACCGTGCACCGGCTCGACGCCGAGGCGGCTGCCGCGGGCGGTGAACCCGGCCGCATCGGCGCGGACTTCGCGGTGGACGGCATCGACGAGCTGCTGGGCGGCTTCCACGCCCGCCCCACGAGCGCCGTGCGCACCGAGGGGCCCCGCACGCTGCGGATACGGGCGACGGACGCACCGGACGCCGTCTGGACCGTACAGCTGTCGGCGGAGCCTTTGGCGGTCCGGCGGGACGAGGTCGGGGAAGCCGACTGCGAGCTGACCGGGCCCGCCGCGCAGCTCTACTCGGCGCTGTGGAACCGCCGACCGTTCCCGCAGGTCACCGGCGACGGCTCGCTCGCCGCGTTGTGGCGCGAGAGGTCGGGCGTCACCTCGAAGTGA
- a CDS encoding MarR family winged helix-turn-helix transcriptional regulator: protein MAAKQDEQALVTRWRSILALHAGVQCALDRALHGHGLCGSDFEVLDVLAGTPDDDGSGSGGYRVQQISERVHLSQSALSRLVARLEKDGLVQRSACAEDRRGVRVALTAEGRARHGEALPVQRAVLHRMLAGRPDAAAPEPLTSR, encoded by the coding sequence ATGGCGGCGAAGCAGGACGAACAGGCGCTCGTGACCCGGTGGCGCTCGATCCTGGCCCTCCACGCCGGCGTCCAGTGCGCACTCGACCGCGCCCTGCACGGGCACGGTCTGTGCGGGAGCGACTTCGAGGTGCTCGACGTCCTGGCCGGCACACCGGACGACGACGGTTCCGGTTCCGGCGGATACCGTGTCCAGCAGATCTCCGAGCGGGTCCACCTCAGCCAGAGCGCGCTGTCCCGGCTGGTCGCCCGGCTGGAGAAGGACGGACTCGTCCAGCGCTCCGCGTGCGCCGAGGACCGGCGGGGCGTACGGGTGGCGCTGACCGCCGAGGGGCGGGCCAGGCACGGTGAGGCGCTGCCGGTGCAGCGGGCGGTGCTGCACCGGATGCTGGCCGGCCGACCCGACGCCGCCGCGCCGGAACCCCTCACTTCGAGGTGA
- a CDS encoding DUF6332 family protein, giving the protein MDAHGGRRTQGERDAVTVEIGYALCSAAFAAAVLFGAVAGPAYLFGLPARVRGVLVGSGTVLAVAVFFLRVVSVLVRFARAGQPSQPGRTRPDS; this is encoded by the coding sequence ATGGACGCTCACGGGGGAAGGCGCACACAGGGAGAGCGGGACGCCGTCACGGTCGAGATCGGGTACGCCTTGTGCAGCGCGGCGTTCGCGGCGGCGGTGCTGTTCGGAGCGGTGGCGGGACCGGCGTATCTCTTCGGCCTGCCCGCCCGGGTGCGCGGCGTCCTCGTCGGGTCGGGGACGGTTCTGGCCGTGGCGGTGTTCTTCCTGCGTGTGGTGAGTGTGCTGGTGCGGTTCGCACGTGCCGGTCAGCCGAGCCAGCCCGGGCGCACGAGACCCGACTCGTAG
- a CDS encoding response regulator transcription factor, producing the protein MIRVLLADDQSLVRAGFRALLDAQSDIEVVAEAADGEAAVRSVRELRPDVVLMDIRMPVLDGLAATREVTGDPGLHDVRVVMLTTFELDEYVFEAIRSGASGFLVKDTEPEELLRAVRAVVDGDALLSPGVTRRLIAEFAARSKEPAAADGMARLTEREREVMALVGIGLSNEEIARRLVVSPLTAKTHVSRTMVKLGARDRAQLVVLAYESGLVRPGWLG; encoded by the coding sequence GTGATCCGCGTGCTGCTCGCCGACGACCAGTCACTGGTACGGGCCGGCTTCCGGGCGCTGCTGGACGCGCAGTCGGACATCGAGGTCGTCGCGGAGGCCGCCGACGGCGAGGCGGCAGTGCGCTCGGTGCGCGAACTGCGCCCCGACGTCGTCCTCATGGACATCCGCATGCCTGTGCTGGACGGCCTCGCCGCGACCCGCGAGGTCACCGGCGACCCCGGGCTGCACGACGTGCGGGTGGTCATGCTCACCACCTTCGAACTCGACGAGTACGTCTTCGAGGCGATCCGCTCCGGCGCCTCCGGCTTCCTCGTCAAGGACACCGAACCCGAGGAACTGCTGCGCGCCGTGCGAGCGGTGGTGGACGGAGACGCGCTGCTGTCGCCCGGGGTGACGCGACGGCTGATCGCCGAGTTCGCGGCCCGCTCCAAGGAGCCCGCGGCGGCGGACGGGATGGCCCGGCTGACCGAGCGGGAACGCGAGGTGATGGCCCTGGTGGGCATCGGACTGTCCAACGAGGAGATCGCCCGCCGGCTGGTCGTCAGCCCGCTGACCGCCAAGACCCACGTCAGCCGCACCATGGTGAAGCTGGGCGCCCGCGACCGGGCCCAACTGGTCGTCCTGGCCTACGAGTCGGGTCTCGTGCGCCCGGGCTGGCTCGGCTGA
- a CDS encoding sensor histidine kinase, with product MDGQHEPAGRAPQWRRHGHPWWNPRGDEERRPRWPWPSTVLVTAFVLFGSTFAAHAQEGERAGLDPFARVLLLVAGAALLWRQRHPVPVVFGTTAATLVYLGAGYPYGPVFAAVAVACFSAVVAGHRRAAWAAMGTLWAGQALLAHWLYRWLPPSGDPAASWGQELVVATWVVAVVALSELARARREQWARERAERAQAARRRADEERLRIARELHDVLAHSISVINVQAGVGLALLDSDPEQARTALTTIKDQSKEALGEVRQVLGTLRAPGDAPRAPAPGLDRLPELVEQASSAGLTVQVEGKPPRLSPGTDLAAFRIVQEALTNVVRHSGSRHARLRLDRNGNTLRLRVDDDGPATGAEAGGGGNGLAGMRERAAALGGTIEAGPRPDGGFRVLAALPVDVRHPDVKQVGRTTDVEQE from the coding sequence ATGGACGGACAGCACGAGCCCGCGGGCCGGGCGCCGCAGTGGCGGCGGCACGGGCACCCGTGGTGGAACCCGCGGGGCGACGAGGAGCGCCGCCCCCGGTGGCCCTGGCCGTCCACCGTGCTCGTCACGGCGTTCGTGCTCTTCGGTTCGACCTTCGCCGCGCACGCCCAGGAGGGCGAGCGGGCCGGCCTGGACCCCTTCGCCCGCGTGCTGCTGCTGGTGGCGGGCGCAGCCCTGCTGTGGCGGCAGCGGCACCCGGTGCCGGTCGTGTTCGGCACGACGGCCGCCACCCTGGTCTACCTGGGCGCCGGATACCCGTACGGGCCGGTGTTCGCGGCCGTCGCGGTGGCCTGCTTCAGTGCCGTCGTCGCCGGGCACCGCCGGGCCGCGTGGGCGGCGATGGGGACCCTGTGGGCCGGGCAAGCCCTGCTGGCGCACTGGCTCTACCGGTGGCTGCCGCCCTCCGGCGACCCGGCCGCCTCCTGGGGACAGGAACTGGTCGTCGCCACCTGGGTCGTGGCGGTCGTGGCCCTGTCGGAGCTGGCCCGGGCCCGCCGCGAGCAGTGGGCGAGGGAGCGGGCCGAGCGGGCCCAGGCGGCGCGACGGCGCGCGGACGAGGAGCGGCTGCGGATCGCCCGCGAACTGCACGACGTACTCGCGCACAGCATCTCCGTCATCAATGTGCAGGCCGGTGTCGGCCTGGCCCTCCTGGACAGCGACCCGGAGCAGGCGCGCACCGCGCTCACCACCATCAAGGACCAGAGCAAGGAAGCGCTCGGCGAGGTACGGCAGGTACTCGGCACCCTGCGCGCCCCCGGAGACGCGCCGCGCGCTCCGGCTCCCGGTCTCGACCGGCTGCCCGAACTGGTCGAGCAGGCGTCGAGCGCGGGCCTCACCGTCCAGGTGGAGGGGAAGCCGCCGCGCCTGTCGCCCGGAACGGACCTGGCCGCGTTCCGCATCGTGCAGGAGGCGCTCACCAACGTCGTACGGCACTCGGGTTCCAGGCACGCGCGCCTACGCCTCGACCGGAACGGCAACACGCTGCGGCTGCGCGTCGACGACGACGGACCGGCGACGGGCGCCGAGGCGGGCGGCGGCGGCAACGGGCTGGCCGGGATGCGGGAGCGGGCCGCGGCCCTGGGCGGCACCATCGAGGCGGGCCCGCGCCCCGACGGCGGCTTCCGGGTGCTGGCGGCCCTGCCGGTCGACGTGCGGCACCCGGACGTGAAGCAGGTAGGGCGCACGACGGACGTGGAGCAGGAGTAG
- a CDS encoding geranylgeranyl reductase family protein codes for MSSENSSADDTRQVWDVVVVGAGPAGASAAYAAAVAGRRVLLLEKAELPRYKTCGGGIIGPSRDTLPPGFELPFRDRVHAVTFTHNGRFTRTRRSRQMLFGLINRPEFDQQLVEHAQKAGAELRTGATVTRVEQHGSAVPDRRTVAVVLQGGETVLARAVVGADGSASRIGAHVGVKLDQVDLGLEAEIPVPETVAEDWKGRVLIDWGPMPGSYGWVFPKGDTLTVGVISARGEGAATKRYLEDFVGRLGLAGFEPSISSGHLTRCRADDSPLSRGRVLVCGDAAGLLEPWTREGISFALRSGRLAGEWAVRISEAHDAVDARKQALNYAFAIKAGLGVEMSVGKRLLTVFERRPGLFHAALTGFRPAWKAFRDITQGSTSLGELVRGHPLAQRALGAMDRRAAPAEPAEPAEPSRSAPSPSTGPSAAEETGT; via the coding sequence GTGAGCAGCGAGAACTCTTCGGCGGACGACACGCGTCAGGTCTGGGACGTCGTCGTGGTGGGCGCGGGACCGGCGGGGGCCTCGGCCGCCTACGCGGCGGCGGTCGCGGGGCGGCGCGTGCTGTTGCTGGAGAAGGCGGAGCTGCCCCGCTACAAAACATGCGGCGGCGGCATCATCGGTCCCTCGCGCGACACCCTCCCGCCCGGCTTCGAGCTGCCCTTCCGGGACCGGGTGCACGCGGTGACGTTCACCCACAACGGGCGCTTCACCCGGACCCGGCGCTCCCGGCAGATGCTGTTCGGGCTGATCAACCGGCCCGAGTTCGACCAGCAGCTCGTCGAACACGCCCAGAAGGCGGGCGCCGAGCTGCGCACCGGGGCGACCGTCACCCGCGTGGAGCAGCACGGGTCGGCGGTGCCCGACCGGCGTACGGTCGCCGTCGTCCTCCAGGGCGGGGAGACCGTGCTGGCCCGCGCCGTCGTCGGCGCCGACGGAAGCGCCAGCCGGATAGGCGCCCACGTCGGGGTGAAGCTCGACCAGGTGGACCTCGGCCTGGAGGCGGAGATCCCGGTGCCGGAGACGGTCGCCGAGGACTGGAAGGGCCGCGTCCTCATCGACTGGGGTCCGATGCCGGGCAGTTACGGCTGGGTCTTCCCCAAGGGCGACACACTCACGGTGGGAGTGATCTCGGCGCGTGGCGAGGGCGCGGCGACCAAGCGGTACCTGGAGGACTTCGTCGGCAGGCTCGGCCTCGCCGGTTTCGAACCCAGCATCTCCTCCGGCCATCTGACCCGCTGCCGCGCCGACGACTCGCCGCTCTCGCGCGGCCGGGTCCTGGTGTGCGGGGACGCGGCAGGGCTCCTGGAGCCCTGGACCCGCGAGGGCATCTCCTTCGCGCTGCGCTCGGGGCGGCTCGCGGGGGAGTGGGCGGTGCGGATCTCCGAGGCGCACGACGCCGTGGACGCGCGCAAGCAGGCCCTGAACTACGCGTTCGCCATCAAGGCCGGGCTTGGCGTCGAGATGAGCGTCGGCAAGCGGCTGCTGACGGTGTTCGAGCGCCGTCCCGGGCTCTTCCACGCGGCCCTGACCGGTTTCCGCCCGGCCTGGAAGGCGTTCAGGGACATCACGCAGGGCTCCACCTCGCTGGGCGAGCTGGTCCGCGGCCATCCGCTGGCGCAGCGCGCGCTGGGCGCGATGGACCGACGGGCCGCACCGGCCGAACCAGCCGAACCGGCCGAGCCGTCCAGGTCCGCGCCGTCCCCGTCGACCGGGCCGTCCGCCGCTGAAGAGACCGGCACCTGA
- a CDS encoding dipeptidase: MSSNPVAETVASLMPRAKEELAELVAFESVADFDQFPRSESEGAADWIASALRAEGFQDVALLDTPDGTQSVYGYLPGPEGARTVLLYAHYDVQPPLDEAGWATPPFELTERDGRWYGRGAADCKGGVLMHLLALRALKANGGVPVHVKVIAEGSEEQGTGGLERYAEAHPELLAADTIVIGDAGNFRVGLPTVTSTLRGMTLLRVKVDTLEGNLHSGQFGGAAPDALAALIRVLDSLRAEDGSTTVDGLAADSAWEGLAYDEAQFRRDARVLDGVELIGSGSVADRIWARPAVTVLGIDCPPVVGATPSVQAGARALVSLRVPPGVDAAEATKLLQAHLETRTPWGARVAVEQIGQGQAFRADTTSPAYQAMADAMAVAYPGEEMQYAGQGGSIPLCNTLASLYPEAEILLIGLSEPEAQIHAVNESVSPKELERLSVAEAHFLLNYAAS, from the coding sequence ATGTCGTCGAATCCGGTCGCCGAGACCGTCGCTTCGCTGATGCCCCGGGCGAAGGAGGAACTCGCCGAACTGGTGGCCTTCGAATCGGTGGCGGACTTCGACCAGTTCCCACGCAGCGAGAGCGAGGGTGCCGCCGACTGGATAGCGTCGGCCCTGCGCGCCGAGGGCTTCCAGGACGTGGCCCTGCTCGACACCCCGGACGGCACGCAGTCGGTGTACGGGTACCTGCCCGGTCCCGAGGGGGCCAGGACGGTGCTGCTGTACGCCCACTACGACGTGCAGCCGCCGCTGGACGAGGCCGGCTGGGCCACTCCGCCGTTCGAGCTGACCGAACGGGACGGCCGCTGGTACGGGCGCGGCGCCGCGGACTGCAAGGGCGGTGTGCTGATGCACCTGCTGGCGCTGCGGGCGCTGAAGGCCAACGGTGGCGTGCCGGTGCACGTCAAGGTCATCGCCGAGGGCTCGGAGGAGCAGGGCACGGGCGGACTGGAGCGGTACGCGGAGGCGCACCCCGAGCTGCTGGCCGCCGACACCATCGTCATCGGCGACGCGGGCAACTTCCGCGTCGGTCTGCCGACGGTCACCTCCACGCTGCGCGGCATGACGCTGCTGCGCGTGAAGGTCGACACGCTCGAAGGCAACCTGCACTCCGGCCAGTTCGGCGGTGCGGCGCCCGACGCGCTGGCCGCCCTGATCCGCGTACTGGACTCGCTGCGCGCCGAGGACGGCTCGACGACCGTCGACGGCCTCGCGGCGGACAGCGCGTGGGAGGGCCTCGCGTACGACGAGGCGCAGTTCCGCCGGGACGCGCGCGTGCTGGACGGCGTGGAGCTGATCGGTTCCGGATCGGTCGCCGACCGGATCTGGGCGCGGCCGGCCGTCACGGTGCTCGGCATCGACTGCCCGCCGGTCGTCGGGGCCACTCCGTCGGTGCAGGCGGGCGCGCGGGCGCTGGTGAGCCTCAGGGTGCCGCCGGGCGTGGACGCGGCCGAGGCCACCAAGCTGCTCCAGGCGCACCTGGAGACGCGCACGCCGTGGGGCGCGCGGGTCGCCGTCGAACAGATCGGGCAGGGCCAGGCGTTCCGCGCGGACACCACGAGCCCGGCGTACCAGGCCATGGCGGACGCGATGGCGGTGGCGTACCCGGGCGAGGAGATGCAGTACGCCGGTCAGGGCGGCTCCATCCCGCTGTGCAACACCCTGGCGTCCCTGTACCCGGAGGCGGAGATCCTGCTGATCGGACTGAGCGAGCCGGAGGCCCAGATCCACGCCGTGAACGAGAGCGTGTCCCCCAAGGAGCTGGAGCGGCTGTCGGTGGCGGAGGCGCACTTCCTGCTCAACTACGCGGCGAGCTGA
- a CDS encoding NUDIX hydrolase — protein MTVVWINGAFGAGKTTTARELIELIPNSTLFDPEMVGGALAHLLPPKRLAEVGDFQDLPIWRRLVIDTAAALLADLGGTLVVPMTLLRQEYRDEIFGGLAARRIAVRHVLLAPAETILRERIAGREVPAGLPDGEMRVRQWAYDHIEPYRSALASWLTADAHPVDTGTLTPYEAAARVAEAVGTGAVPACEIVQTPEPTGETVAAGVLLFDERDRVLLVDPTYKPGWEFPGGVVEPGEAPARAGMREVAEETGLRLDDVPTLLVVDWEPPAPPAYGGLRLLFDGGRLDSADADRVLLPGPELRAWRFATEDEAADLLPPVRYERLRWALRARERGAALYLEAGTPVG, from the coding sequence GTGACCGTCGTCTGGATCAACGGCGCGTTCGGTGCGGGGAAGACCACCACCGCACGGGAACTGATCGAACTGATCCCGAACAGCACACTCTTCGACCCCGAGATGGTCGGCGGGGCGCTCGCGCACCTGCTGCCGCCCAAACGCCTGGCCGAGGTGGGCGACTTCCAGGACCTGCCGATCTGGCGCCGACTGGTGATCGACACCGCCGCCGCGCTCCTCGCCGACCTCGGCGGGACGCTCGTGGTGCCGATGACCCTGCTCCGCCAGGAGTACCGGGACGAGATCTTCGGCGGTCTCGCCGCCCGTCGGATCGCGGTCCGGCACGTCCTGCTCGCACCGGCCGAAACGATACTGCGGGAGCGAATAGCCGGCCGGGAGGTGCCGGCGGGCCTGCCGGACGGCGAGATGCGGGTACGGCAGTGGGCCTACGACCACATCGAGCCCTACCGCTCCGCCCTCGCCTCCTGGCTCACCGCGGACGCCCACCCCGTCGACACGGGCACCCTCACCCCGTACGAGGCCGCCGCACGCGTCGCGGAGGCCGTCGGCACCGGTGCCGTGCCGGCCTGCGAGATCGTGCAGACACCCGAACCCACCGGCGAGACCGTCGCCGCCGGCGTCCTGCTCTTCGACGAGCGGGACCGCGTACTGCTCGTGGACCCCACCTACAAACCCGGCTGGGAGTTCCCCGGCGGCGTCGTCGAACCCGGCGAGGCGCCCGCCCGCGCCGGCATGCGCGAGGTCGCCGAGGAGACCGGGCTGCGCCTCGACGACGTCCCCACCCTGCTGGTCGTCGACTGGGAGCCACCGGCGCCCCCCGCCTACGGCGGCCTGCGGCTGCTCTTCGACGGCGGCCGGCTCGACTCGGCGGACGCCGACCGGGTCCTGCTGCCCGGACCCGAGCTGCGCGCCTGGCGCTTCGCCACCGAGGACGAGGCCGCCGACCTGCTGCCCCCGGTCCGCTACGAGCGCCTGCGCTGGGCGCTGCGGGCCCGGGAGCGCGGGGCCGCCCTCTACCTGGAGGCGGGCACGCCGGTCGGCTGA
- a CDS encoding ROK family protein produces MHTDLVAALDIGGTKIAGALVDGHGRIQARAQRATPAREDGDTVMGAVEAVLAELTASPLWGRATAVGIGSAGPVDASAGTVSPVNVPGWRDYPLVRRVRDAVGGLPVELIGDGVAITAAEHWQGAARGHDNALCMVVSTGVGGGLVLGGRLHPGPTGNAGHIGHISVDLDGDPCPCGARGCVERIASGPNIARRALEAGWLPGPDGDTSAAAVAAAARLGDPVAVASFERAAQALAAGIAATATLVEIDIAVVGGGVGKAGDVLFTPLRKALTDYATLSFVQRLVVVPAQMGTDAGLVGAAAAALSRTAGVAAAHV; encoded by the coding sequence ATGCACACCGACCTCGTGGCAGCGCTGGACATCGGCGGCACCAAGATCGCCGGCGCGCTGGTGGACGGCCACGGCCGCATCCAGGCGCGCGCACAGCGTGCGACACCCGCCCGGGAGGACGGTGACACCGTGATGGGTGCCGTCGAGGCCGTGCTCGCGGAGCTGACCGCGTCCCCCCTGTGGGGGCGGGCCACGGCCGTCGGTATCGGCAGCGCCGGCCCGGTGGACGCCTCGGCCGGCACGGTCAGCCCGGTGAACGTGCCCGGCTGGCGCGACTACCCGCTGGTCCGCCGGGTCCGGGACGCCGTCGGCGGTCTGCCCGTCGAGCTGATCGGCGACGGGGTGGCCATCACGGCGGCCGAACACTGGCAGGGAGCGGCCCGCGGGCACGACAACGCGCTGTGCATGGTGGTCTCCACCGGCGTCGGCGGCGGCCTGGTGCTGGGCGGCCGGCTGCACCCCGGCCCGACCGGCAACGCCGGACACATCGGACACATCAGCGTCGACCTGGACGGCGACCCCTGCCCGTGCGGCGCGCGCGGCTGCGTGGAGCGCATAGCGAGCGGCCCCAACATCGCCCGTCGCGCGCTGGAGGCCGGCTGGCTGCCCGGCCCGGACGGCGACACCTCCGCCGCCGCGGTCGCCGCCGCCGCCCGCCTGGGCGACCCCGTCGCCGTCGCCTCCTTCGAACGGGCCGCGCAGGCACTGGCCGCCGGTATCGCCGCCACCGCGACCCTCGTCGAGATCGACATCGCCGTGGTCGGCGGGGGCGTGGGCAAGGCGGGTGACGTCCTCTTCACCCCCCTGCGCAAGGCCCTGACGGACTACGCGACGCTGTCCTTCGTCCAGCGCCTGGTGGTCGTCCCCGCCCAGATGGGGACCGACGCCGGACTCGTCGGCGCGGCCGCCGCGGCGCTGTCGAGGACGGCGGGCGTGGCCGCCGCGCACGTCTGA